The Candidatus Accumulibacter similis genome has a segment encoding these proteins:
- a CDS encoding ATP-binding protein encodes MAISLSQLNRTSAPKPPRILIHGVAGVGKTTFAAGAKQPVFIQTEDGLGTIDAHHFPIARSFEEVIECLVTLYSEPHDFQTAIVDSVDWLEPLIWAKTCKEYGWKDLESPGYGKGYLATMEFWRQYLDGLNALRDERGMTIVQIAHTDIKRFDSPEHEPYDRYGIKLHARAAALLQEHADIVLFANYLISTVKADVGFNKKVNRALGSGERVIHTAERPAFLAKNRYGLPDTLPLDWSAFAQAMPNSLNAALVHP; translated from the coding sequence ATGGCCATCTCGCTTTCCCAACTCAACCGCACCAGCGCGCCGAAGCCCCCGCGCATCCTGATTCACGGCGTCGCCGGTGTCGGCAAGACCACCTTCGCCGCCGGCGCCAAGCAGCCGGTCTTCATCCAGACCGAAGACGGTCTCGGCACGATCGACGCCCACCACTTCCCGATCGCGCGCTCCTTCGAAGAAGTCATCGAATGCCTGGTGACCCTCTACAGCGAGCCGCACGACTTCCAGACCGCCATCGTCGACAGCGTCGACTGGCTCGAACCGCTGATTTGGGCCAAGACCTGCAAGGAATACGGCTGGAAGGACCTCGAGTCGCCGGGCTACGGCAAAGGCTACCTCGCCACCATGGAGTTCTGGCGGCAGTACCTCGACGGATTGAATGCCCTGCGCGACGAGCGGGGTATGACCATCGTGCAGATCGCCCACACCGACATCAAGCGCTTCGACAGCCCGGAGCACGAGCCCTACGACCGCTACGGCATCAAGCTGCACGCCCGCGCGGCGGCGCTGCTGCAGGAACACGCCGACATCGTGCTCTTCGCCAACTACCTCATCAGCACCGTCAAGGCCGACGTCGGCTTCAACAAGAAGGTCAATCGGGCCCTCGGGTCCGGCGAACGCGTCATCCACACCGCCGAACGCCCGGCCTTCCTCGCCAAGAACCGCTACGGCCTGCCCGACACCTTGCCGCTCGACTGGTCCGCCTTCGCGCAGGCCATGCCGAACAGCCTGAACGCCGCGCTCGTCCATCCCTGA